AATAACTACGTACAGTTACCAAGTGAAGTGCTAAAGCCTTTGGAGGATGGCAGGGACCCAATAACAGACCTGACCTCACTTACATTTCCCGAGTTAGACCTTCGCAACTTTAGCTCAGACATATTTACAACAAGAGCAATACTCACTCCAATGAATGATGATGTTGATTCCATAAACACGGAGCTGATAAAGAAATTCCCAGGGCAACCAGTTATGTATAAAAGTTTGACATGGTGCTTGATGATAATTGCAATGTCTATCCGACAGAATTCATCAACACATTGTGTCCTGGTGGGATGATCCCTCATGAGCTCGTCCTAAAGGAGGACAGTCCAGTTATTTTGCTTCGGAATATTTTGCCATCGTCCGGCTTGTGCAATGGTACACGACTAATCTGCAAGGGGTTTTCCCCCAACCTCATTGAGTGTGTTATTATAACTGGCCACCACAAAGGGAAGCATGTCTTCATACCACGTGTAAAACAAAGGCCTTCACCCTCCTCTAAATATCCAATTTTCTTTCAAAGGAAACAGTTCCCTGTGAAACTCAGCTTCGCAATGACAATTAATAAATCTCAAGGCCAAACATTAAGTCAGGTGGCTATTTACCTGCCCCGCCCATGTTTTTCACATGGCCAGTTGTATGTGGCCTTGTCCCGTGCAAGGCAAGCACGCCAGGTGACTGTCATTTCACCTGACACTTCACAACGGCTAGCTGGAACACACGTTGAGaatgtcatatcttatgaggTCCTGCAGATGGCTGGAATTATCTAGGTACTGCCTGCACATGTAAGTTTTACTATGCTTATGTGCTTTATATTCTTTGTTTCCACCTTACCAGTGGCAACCATAGTCCAACCATAGTCCTCGTGCACTGACATTTAGTTATTGGTTTTTGAAATTGCCTTCAAGAATGCATAGGTTAAAGGGCCATTAAGTATGATTAATTACTTTCTTCTTTTGCTAGCTTCCACATCCAATTTGGTTGGCATTTCctgtttcatttattttttttgcttgttttgttcttttccaGAACACCTTCCCCAGAACCTTATAGGCTTTAATATGACACATGCTTTCGCCAGTGGGGGCTGAAGTTCTTACACGGAAATTTGGTGAGTTAGATCAGCAGATGACTGAAGAGGATCGGTTTTTTGTCACTTGTGATTTGTCTTACGTTTAGTTTCTGTCATATTGTACAGCTTCTCTAATTTGGTATTTGTCTTGCATATTATAGGAGCACATTCTGCCACAGGTTTTATAGTGCGTTTGATGATCAGTTTGCTATCATGGATGTGCTCTTGAAAGGAAAAGACTCAGTTGCACTTCAAGTAAGAGCGGATTTAAGCCTGTATTAATAGCCTGGAAGCATATTGTGCTTCATAGTGCATCTTTATTTTGTTGACAAGAGGTAATATTTTGATGATGGTTTCTGCATTGATATTTTGGGTTAAGTATGATTACCTTTTTTTTGTGAGGGGGAGGGTGGGCGCATTAAGAGCATATTTCATAGTGGAAATTTCTCTTGGAAATAACTTCAATGTTTCTAATTTTAGCAAAAGCTTGATTTATTACTTTGTCTAATTGGCGCCCAGAAAAACAAATTTACACTTCCATCGAGACATGATTTCCATTTTCATATCTATTTCTGAAAAAGCAATTGCTAAATGTCATTTCTGCTTGTTTCAAGTGCACCATATATATGGTGACTGTATTTGCAAGAAGGCTTCAAAGACAATTTAAAATCTCACTTAATATGTTTGTTTCACCTGGTTAAATAAGTTAACGGAATAGCATTGTCATATGGTAAAACGATAATGTAAAAGCATTAATAGATAAATACACACAACACTTGCAAATTTAGGGAACATGAATAACACCTCTTTATAATGGTTCTAACATTAGGATACATTGGATCGAAGGTAGCTCTCTATACATTATAGGGGAAAGACATGACGGACGGTCTGATCAAGCATGTGCCTGGGCAGGGCCAGTCACAGGGCAACCAATGCAACCAAAACAAGCTCATAATAGAGCTGTCCAACGGTTACCTTTTGTTGCTCATGTAATGCTGGTCCTTAGATGGTTTGTGATTTTGAAGGCACGTAACCAAGGGGGAAAGCCAAACGAACTGGGAATTCGTGGTGTCAACCCTTAGTTTCATAAACCTTCGCCTTCATCAAACCTACACATGGTCTGTAATTTAACTGCATGTCGTATTAGTATCGACAGTACAGCAGACCATGGTTCTTAGTATCGAAAGTACATCAGACCATTCGTTTTAATTGTGATGTTTCTGTAAGTATCCAGGTACTCATACACCATCTAAGCATGATCAATGCGATCTGTTTTGTACCATATGGTACAACAGAAGACCCGATCTTGACATCACTTGCCATTTCAGGAGCGTTTAGTTTTGGGGCTTTTAGGTGAACGGGAGCTTATTGCCCTTCAAAAAATTATATACCTGAAGAGGCTTTGTTTAAGGGGTGGGTTTAGTCTGGGCTTGAATAGAGGATAGATGAGAGAATGAGTTGAGGGAAGGTTGCTTATTATAGGGGGAATATGCTCATACAGCtgttaattaatattatatAATGATGCAAACTGATAGGTGGGCTTTATGTATTCACACAGTGGAGGGCAGGGAGGCCCAACCATGAATAAGGTTGGATTCCATGTGTATCAGCCTGATTTATGCAGTGAAGTCGGCAAATTGAGGCCACCCAGATTAGTGCTTTAAATGAAATATTGACCAGAATCAGTTATTCCCAAAGTGCATGTTTTTTGTGTAAGTCATGGACATCAGTGTTCCCTCCATATGTGTTAGTCTTCCTTCTGCTGCTTCATTCCCAATGCATACCTGCCAATCCAAAATTGGAGTTTTGGAGTATCTAACATCAAGATTCTACAAACTTTGTTATGTTCTCATCTTTGGTAGCAATTAATATATACAGTCATCTACAATATGGAATCGAAGTGATATTGCTTTTATTCTTTGCAAGCAGTTTATGGTTCTCGTTGTTCTACGACATACTCTTCTACCTTATACACCATGAGTTACCTTCAATTCATCCCTTTTATAATGCACTGTTTGGTGGTATGCATAGTGGATAATTCACTATAACGTTCAATACATTAAGATGCCTGAATACCAACCAGTGGTAATGAGACATGTTCTGATTCCATCTGGTATACGTAGAGTAAAATGCCAATTCTGAAATAATAGTTAATTATTTAGTGAATAACAATAAGGAGTAAACAGGTAATtcctaaaatataataaaagaaAAGCATACAAGTTGGAATAAACTGATATGCTAAAAAGGGTTAATGTACAGAAACTGAGAAATAGAAACATGCAAGAATTCATCAACTCTATAATATGGAAGTGGCTTCAGGTTTTAACAAAAGTACGAAAGGGGTGAAACACGAGAAGCTGAGACTGAAGTCCAAGCCGAGCTCTTGATCCGTCTTCAATCAGGTATCTTAAACTTCTTATTTCTCTTCTTTTTCCTGTTTTTCCAAAGTTTATGATCTGACTTATGCACAAATGAATGACCATTCCGTTAAATCTGACTTAGGCAAATTGTTACAAGGTACTGCGGGATGTGATGCTTGTTGGCGGTGTTATATACAAAAGAGGTTGCAGCTTAAGTTGGCAGGTCAGTCTCTTTACTTGGACTGGTAGTCAGTAGATTTCTTGAATTTGTTGCTTTATAACCAAGGGTCTTCAACCTTGATGGAACTCGTCCGAAAAAGGTTAAATAAGAGATTTGTGAAATTATTATTTCTAATATGACAGTGAACAAATATAAGCTTGAAGAAACTCCATTAATGGAGGTCTACGAGACTACGACCTTGATTTCTATAACAATGATGATACAAATTGTGGATGCTCATAATATTATTGTAAAAGAGATTTGGTGATGGATATGAAGAATGTTAGGTCTGTTAGGGTGGTCTGTTGGCCGTGATATTGAAGGTTATCCATCAACAATAATGGAGATGGGGAAGGATAAGAGAATGgggtttgttatttttatttttatttactttttaacAAGGAGGATTTAGAGAATTAGGTAgactttaaattaaaaaaatacttgtATTTAAGAGTAATACAAAACAGTTTTGCGGTAGTtttgaaaaaacaaaaataaaaacataaactaattttaagttttttaaaaattaaaaactaaaaaacAACAATGATGTCGAATTTAGTTTTTAGGCCTAAACAAGATTGAGGGGTTTTAATGCAATTGAATTTTCTGGAGCTCAGTTTCTAATTTTCACGGGTTAAGGTGCATGTACTCATCAAATCTTGAAAATATGTTGTTCGACGCAAACTGCACAAGAAGTGGTTGATGATGGTTGGAAAATGTTGAATTTTATCTCTATTGATGATTACATATTTAGAGCAATGTGCGTCAAAACGATGAAatgaaattaattcattaaagtTTGGCTTAGTAATAATATGATGTTGATTCCCACTGGTTGGCTTTACATAATAGTGGACTGTTGCTTGCTAAGTTGTTATTGAATTGATGACAAATACTCTTGTCAGGTAAATAATGTTTTCCAACTCATCTTAGTCGTTGGTGCCTTGCTGCAGCCTGAACTTGGAACTCCCAAGACTCGGGCATACATCATATATCTGAGGTATATTGGTAAAAGAGTTCTGTCACTTGTACCATTTGGTTGACATGAACTTCTAAGAAGAGCTGATCTTTTGCGATTTGGTGCAGCTGACTGGTGACTTCTACAAAGGTGGATTCTACTGCAACATATGGAGTGCAACACATGAGGAATACAACCATCTCTACTACACGGAGTCATTGAGGTTGGGAATTCTCTACTCCACTGATTAGTTTATGAATGGTTGCATTTAATGGAAACATTGTTCACTATGTTGAGAAGGTCAGCCCATCAGCGTATCAGCCTGTCTTCTTAGTGTAACTCTCGCTATAGATCTTACCGTAGCTGGGAATTTTTTCTATAAATTCTTGGATCGAAATGGTTTCATTGGTTTTCTCTATAGCTCTCTCCTTCTATATGTTACAACAGCTCTTGATCATAAGAGATCGAATAAGAATGGATGATTACTTTGTGACTGATGTACTAATTAGTTAGTTATTTTAACCTATCATATTTAAGGATTTTAcaagatttaataaattaaccATTGTAATAACTAAATCCCTCCTACCTCTTCCCTTTATTCATTCTAAGAAGTAACATCCTTCAGGACATTTTTAAATAGGATACGTGACTGTTTATTTCAAAtggatggactagggagtagttGACAAATGATAGCAATCATAATTGACTAGATTGCTCTCAATTTTACTCATGGTTATAACCTAACATATTCAGCCTGTCAAGTTGCACCCTCTTGTTTTATTTGAGTGCACATTGACTAAAACTCGATGTAGATTTTCTAGGAATAGTAACACCACAACATATCAAATTGTAATTTTGTACTTAACAAACTGCTAGAAGTGTAAAAAGTAGAGTGTCCCTTTGGTTATTCAGCAAAATCTCATGGTATGGCTCTGGGGAAAAAAACACTGTGTTAACAGTGCAACAAGTACAATGCTACTGTTTGCACCATTCCTTTACCCATTTCCAATCATGTGTGCTGCCATAGTAGGTTCACAACATATGACATTGCTTTTTTTTTATACTTCATCAACTGCTAGCAGTGTGCTAAGTAGAGTGTCCCTTTGGTTGTTCAGCCAAATCTCATGGTATGGCTCTACAAAAAAACTGATGTTGTTAACAGTGCAACAAGGACATGCTACTGTTTGCACCCATTCTTTGCCCAATCCCAGTCAATTCCTTGTGGTTTACCACACATTCCCctctcccctatatatatatctgCTCTGCCTTTTCTTATTGTCCACAGGGTAAACACTTCAATTTCATTACAAGCAGCAGCTTCTTCTTCCTGTCAGGTACAACCAACTTCTTCCACTTCTATTCAGTTTGTTTTTGCATACATAAATGGTATTCTGCTTATTCTTCCCATGATAAGTCTGCATTTATGTGCCTTTCTTTCACTTGATAGCCACACCTATTAAATGCTTTAAGTCAACATACATGCAAATCTTTGTTTATACTTGCTTTTTTAATTTGTTCCATCTGTATAATGTAGGCTAGCTGATCCTAGATTTTGTATGTTGATATTTCAGTTGATCTTGATAGTAATTAAACTTCTTAAAAGATGGTGATCAATGTTATGGAGATTTCAATTAGCTGCAACAGAAATTGTGCAATCATTGCAGATTCTGTTTTTTGTAACCTGTCATAATTTtggtttgtgtgtgttgatttAACTTTATTAGTGACATCACTAACCATAATTAGCCATGTATCATAACTATTTAAACTTGTTTTTTTCATTCTCATGTGTCTGATTATAGATATAAAAACCACCATGGCAACGGTTCCAAAATAGAACACAAACAAATATGTTAAAATAATTTAAACATGCTATCTAGGAACAAAactgctagaatttaaagttgaAATAGAAAGTCCAACAACAACATTATAAACACATATTTTTTACGTAACCTTAACATACTGACATCCCTCTCTCTTATGCTGTAAGGATCTCAAGATGAAGCATGAACGCGTGTTCTTGAATGAACTGAACTCCAACAGCAAGTCGTACAAAGTCAAAGTCAAAGTCATAGAGAAAGGCCGACCTACCAAATCTCCGAGGAAAGGGGTCTTGTTCCAACATATCCTTATGGAAGATACCAAGGTATGACACGAGTTTATTTTGTCAGCTTCAGACATACACCACTGAATCTTTAAGTTGCTTTTTTTTATAAACACATATACAAGATCTGTTGTAGGAATATACTTGTGATGCacacttatctaaacttacttATTTTACAATAACTTAGGTATTTCGATCTCATGATACATGTTGCTTTTTTAGCTATTTGTAAGGTAACTGCAAGGAATTCACGAGTCAATAACAATGCACTTTAATCCGTTCACTGAATTGCCTAAATGTCATGTGTTTTAGTGTTTTAAGATGATTTAGGGATACACAAAATTATCTGTATCAGCTTACTTTTGGTTATTGTTTTAAGATGATTGCTTTTACTATTTTAAGATGACTTACGAAGCTCAGAGAAGAGGCACTTAAGTCAATTTGGCCTTCTTCTATTGCCCAGAAAGATGATTAAAAGAAATTACTATAAAGTGCTGGGATTTTTGAGAACCCAATTAAAAGAAATGACTATAAAGTGCTTGATTTTCTGACTTAAATTTTATATAGTTATATTAATGTGATTATGAGTGTGATTTTTTTCctgcaaaacatttaattcGTATATATGGATTAACATTATGAAGTGGGTGGAattatttgttgatttttccTGGTTTAATTGGAGGTGGTAGTttggttgttgttgttcgtTCTTCCTAATTATTACGCACTACTAAATGAACTGGCATACCTCGCTCTGGTTACTGTTTTGAGAACAAATCATCAGAACTTCACAATGAAAATTTAATGCCATAAGAAAAACATCTACACATATTGTAAACTAACTGAATACAGACAAGTAGTTAGACATAATGGATTATTACTGGACATTTATTTCTGCTTGTATCAAATGATAGAATTACACTGTACAGATTTCTGAAGGAATTAAATTATGGTGGAATATTACATGCACAACTAAGAAATAGCATCTTAATTTGATTGACCCTTTTATCTTTAGTTTTCTCATTTGATCATGCTGATTCAACACATTGATCATTATCGGTTGTCATATTCTTGATTTGTTTGAGGTCAATTTTTGGTCTCCGAAAGTTAGTTGATTTTGAGGTATTTGGTTTCTTGATGGTTACTTtaactttttaaaattaattgttAGCTTTGCCAAGTGGGTTTAGTCAAACATGATGATCAATTTAATTCAAATCAAATCGAAAACCTAAGGATTACATGTACAGAAAATAACAATTACTCTTACTATTTCCAGAGATACAAGGATGCATCTATGTCGTTTCATGCAATAACCTAATAACCTAAACCAACCTAAAACAACCATAAGTTATATAGAGTAGCTTTACATATAGAGTAGCTTTACATACATTCCCTGCACTATTACTACCTTTTGAAAGACTAATAAGGCACTTGCTTGCCAGGGGAACAAAATGCGCGGAGCACTTTTTGGAGATCAGGTTGAAGCATACAAGGATGCCCTTCAACACAAAGGGACTTATGAAATTGCAGATGCTCCAATCCGATCTGCAAACCAGCAATGGAAACGAAGCGAATCTGAGATGGACTTTCAGATGAGTTTCGGGAGACAGACAGTTGTTCAACCTGTTAATCCTGAGGCGGGTTCTATTCTGCCAGACTACCAATGCCTTGCATCTTTGCCAAGGGTTGGGGATCCAGACGACAGATTCGGTAATGACCATCTAAAACCTTAACCATACACGCTTTCCATACAAATTTCTAGCAATACCTTAACTCGCCCCCCCCCCCCGGGCCActgtatttgtttgtttataaacAGACGTTCTTGGTGTCGTGTTGTACGTCGAGGAGGAAGCTAGGACAGTTGACACAGCTCAGGGGCGCCAAGCCTTGGTCCGCGAAATTGTCATCTCTGACCACAGGTATAGCAGCGCTGACACATCCATCTCACTTGCTAATTGTAGTCACTAAATACGCTATTATCTTCTTTGTTGACCACTTCTTCTTAACAGCTCCGACCAGCCAATGGTCATTTCTGCTTGGAGCGATCTTGCTGAGGGTGAATGTGATGCTCTATCCTCCTGGGCAGAAAAATTCAACGTTGTTGGCTTTACTTCTCTACGCACTACTTCACACAAGGGTACTCCTATCTCATCCCTTCACACCACTTGCAATTAATGTTTCCCCATACACGTCCAATTAGTATATATACTATCTTGTGCAGGCTTCTCCCTCTCAACAAGCATCTCCACTGTGATTGACCATGACCCTAAGGGAGACAGGCCAAATGCACTGAATGAATGGTAATGCAACATCCCATTTTTTGCCCTTTAGCCAAGTTCTGGGTTTCTATGCTTAATATCTTGTAACGCTCATGTTCATCCATACACGTCGTCTTTCCCTTTCTCCATCGCATCGATTCTAAACCTTGTTAATCGGCTTATTACCATCACGGATTCGATATCATACATTGCTACTAATCCTAACTTAATCCGTAACATCAACCAACGTTAACGCTAAAAAATCAGTCTAAGTTTCCAACGAACGTTAACGCTGTATTCAACCGTGGAAATATAAAAACACTCATCTTTAATGTTTTTTCGCAGGGCTCTCACACACCAGGACATTTTGTCCGACAGGCAGGCTAGGGTGTTGGATGTAAGGAACCCCTCTCCAGAAAGGGTGATCATGACCCTCGATATTCTGAAACTGAAAAAGGCATGCCTTCTTCCTCTCTCGATTTAGAGTTAAAACTTTGTTTGTCCAAGCTATTAAAAGGCTACTAGGATCCAAAACTGAAACTTGGCGAAGCACTATGATTTTTACATATCTCCTAAGAGTCATAACCTTCTTCAACATATAAGACGTTGATATTAACATGCATTCATACTAGCACTTTATGTATTGATACAGGTTATATGTTTCCTACTTTGTAACCAGAAAATAACCTACGTTGCGGTATTTAAATGTAAACCTTTAAATGTGATTCACATTAACAACAAACTATCTACTATTACATACTATGTATGCTAACATATGAATGCAAAGCTCATTTACTGAGTTCATTAACCATCCACACCGCTTTGCATAACACCACCACTTTACAAGAAGAGCGCCGCTGGATAAGAGTTGTCGTCCCTGAGCCAGACTTTGATAGGGTTCATGCATACATAAGTTGCTGCAACTGTGGCACGCGCACGGAGGTTCCAGTAGGAAAAGCATACACATGCACAGCCTGCTCCCATAAGGGCTCTGTTGCTTCTCCCAGGTTTGATTCCCTCCACTCGTACATGTACACTCTTACCTTTGGCAGCGCAACAAAAGGCATGTAGTTCTCTTGCTCACATCTAGGCACAAATATGAATGCAGGATTACCTTTAACTGTAACATTTCCGGCGGCACTGGCGAGCTTTTAGTGACTGCTTTCACTGCTGATGTTGAGCGGCTATTCAGGATGCCTGCTGCAGACCTCTTCCGCATCAAACACACAGTAAGTATTTTCCACTCTCACACCTACATATGCTTCCTTTGTTGGACGTTTCCTTGCTTAAAGCTGCATATAACGTACAAATTACATACTAGGATTACAGCAATTCTACAACATGGAGTTCCttatgcaaacaaataaaggaaGTTACTAGATTCCACCACAAATACAAATCCACTAAAAACTAGAACAATGATAATTTACACAGACCTTTTGATTATTGGTCCCTGTGTCAATTGCAtacaaataaagaaaaaaaagaaattgcTAATGAGTTGAACAATGGCACCACAGATAAAACAAAATTCTTTTTATCTTTCATGCAGATCTGAACTCTGAACCATACAAAGTATTTAGTAACATTCAATACATGGTTAAACTGGACAGAACATTTTACCATCATGCAGGAACCTTGTTTTGCATGAATATTATATATGTGCATAATTGCATATGCTATGTAGTACCAATCCTGATTTCTGTATATAGTTAAAATAGTCTCCCCTCTACTTTTTGGTGTTACGTgccgacttctaaacaccattaattaggttaattatctttagtTAGCAGCGGAAAACCCTAgcttagtcggagcgtcacatgcGGTATCTCCCTCGTGGAAAATACAAGGCGATATAACCTTTTTAAATcactaaataaactttaataacGAAATACTTCTATCATTgattaaatattaatataaaagtATAACTCAATTCTTGTAATtaaacttagagtttaattaatgcatccattattactagtgagacatagttatctttactaaacatcgatcgtgaatttggtggttgcatcctcactctaaggcatcccatgatcttcttcgtacctaaaaaaaaagcaatatcgtgagccgaggcccagtaacatactaccctaacagcgtaaactcatttcaattcattttatttactttgcaatcagggagaatagaacatagtaaaacattttcataaatgcaataaaacatcatttataacttgaaactttgatagttcccattatctttcataaaaccttctttttacttggtaactgacaagttagccttgcgggacgtctcccaccttgcgatagtcctcaaggagcactctcccttgttggacatacgcccgtacctagatagtttcttttttttttagcttgcggtaaccctcaaggagcactctcccttgttgggtatcccgcggtacggcggtacgtgcacgacctaaaaatagtaaccccactaactgccagaaccggttacacttttatttatcatgtttcgtatcttattcgtaactcatcattcttataaaatcattcataaacacaTTTGAATATCATCATGCATAAAACACACTTTGTAAACACAATTCATGTCCCACAATCCATtaaaacatatcattataaacatatttcataaattcataaaaacacagttcataaggggattgtgggtgttagcaatagatgttacctcaaccgtagtttatacttcctgttcgatggatcgttcttcctgaactccgagtccaatttctttcaaaatattaaataattgaattagttacTAATATGGTAATAATTTAACTTAGAAATTTCGATttattataaataacgaattttcaaaagaaaagttagaaatatataaattcatagttttaatgaaaatataattaaacaccaattttagtaataaatataatttcataaatcggttTTCAGGAAATATATTACttgaatttcataaattaacgaaaaccttatttaaatcagatttcataaaaaaattaatattattttaagtaACCATTTTATTTCATAAAACACTAAGATTTAGTAAATGGACCAAGGTGTCAAAAACTTACATTGGGAAAATTGGGCTAAGTGATTTGGGCTTGGCTtgagaaataaataaaacaaagttCCTAAATGGAACTTGTCTTCTTTTTCTGGAAAAGGAAACACGGGAGCAGGGGAGGGGAGGGCTCGAAGGAGGAGCAGTGGAGGAAGAAGGGAGACAGGGGTGGCGGCTGGGCGGCGCACTGCGGAACCACGGCTGAGAGGCGACAGCGGGGGTGGTGGCTTCGCGGCGGCGGAGCTGCAAGGAAAAGGAAAGGGGTGTTCGAACGAAACAGAGAAAAAGCACGGGAGGGGTGTTTCTGGGTCGAACCCGGGGCGGCGCAGCGGCCTATCGCCGGGGATTGAGGTGGTTATAAAAGGTGGTACGGTGGCCTGGGGGGGTGCAGCAGCGACGAAGAAAGAGGGAGACAGAGGTGTGCGAAACAGGGAGGAAACAGGGGAAGTGGTGGTGGTGACTTGGGGCGGTTCTGGGCGGTCGACGCGGTGGCTGGTGGTTCGTGGGTTGGTGATTGGTGACGGACGAAGTGGTGGT
This genomic stretch from Spinacia oleracea cultivar Varoflay chromosome 3, BTI_SOV_V1, whole genome shotgun sequence harbors:
- the LOC110779477 gene encoding uncharacterized protein, whose amino-acid sequence is MARKENVESLDLLLRDLCDENQLFGGKLVVFGGDFRQVLPVLPHRTQREAVGVSLVSSVLWPKLTKFRLTENIRAREDPQFSAFLLALGNGELQTAENNYVQLPSEVLKPLEDGRDPITDLTSLTFPELDLRNFSSDIFTTRAILTPMNDDVDSINTELIKKFPGQPVMYKKFINTLCPGGMIPHELVLKEDSPVILLRNILPSSGLCNGTRLICKGFSPNLIECVIITGHHKGKHVFIPRVKQRPSPSSKYPIFFQRKQFPVKLSFAMTINKSQGQTLSQVAIYLPRPCFSHGQLYVALSRARQARQVTVISPDTSQRLAGTHVENVISYEVLQMAGII